One genomic region from Nocardia vinacea encodes:
- a CDS encoding MarR family winged helix-turn-helix transcriptional regulator → MPEFLDLHGRSSKVLRALADREMRTHGLHLGQNYVLALLWEQDGRTPGEVAAALNVTTPTVVKMATRMNAAELLERRRDDHDNRLVRLWLTDKGRALQQPIEAQRQALEDKVTAELTPTERRYLMSALRKIHRTATELLGDAAP, encoded by the coding sequence GTGCCCGAGTTCCTCGACCTACACGGCCGCAGTTCGAAGGTGCTGCGCGCACTTGCCGACCGCGAAATGCGCACGCACGGACTGCATCTGGGCCAGAATTACGTCCTGGCCCTACTGTGGGAGCAGGATGGGCGCACTCCGGGCGAGGTCGCCGCGGCGTTGAACGTCACCACCCCGACCGTCGTCAAAATGGCCACCCGCATGAACGCCGCGGAGCTGCTGGAGCGCCGTCGCGACGACCACGACAACCGCCTCGTCCGCCTCTGGCTCACCGATAAGGGACGCGCCCTTCAACAGCCGATCGAGGCACAGCGACAAGCCTTGGAGGACAAGGTGACCGCCGAGCTCACCCCCACCGAACGCCGTTACCTCATGAGCGCACTGCGCAAGATCCACCGCACCGCAACCGAACTCCTCGGCGACGCCGCACCCTGA
- a CDS encoding hydrogen peroxide-inducible genes activator encodes MTDQTYQPTLSQLRAFVAVAEYRHFGTAAARLSVSQPTLSQALAALEHGLGLQLIERSTRRVLVTAAGMRLLPQATATLEAADRFVASATGDSLGGTLRIGIIPTVAPYVLPDLLPELRKELPALNPQVVEDQTARLLEGLRTGVLDVALLALPTEAPGLVEIPLYTEEFVLVTPRGHELAGRTDIAPATLDALPLLLLDEGHCLRDQTLEFCRSADAHPGAVGDTRAASLATVVQCVAGGLGVTLIPEMAVAAETARGTLETAHFAAPAPGRTLGLAFRASTARADDYERLAQIIRSQRPGVN; translated from the coding sequence GTGACTGATCAGACTTATCAGCCGACCCTGTCGCAGCTGCGTGCGTTCGTAGCGGTCGCGGAGTACCGCCACTTCGGCACAGCGGCCGCGCGGCTCAGTGTGAGCCAGCCCACGTTATCGCAGGCACTGGCCGCATTGGAACACGGGCTCGGGCTGCAGCTGATCGAGCGCAGCACCCGGCGGGTGCTCGTCACCGCCGCGGGTATGCGGCTGCTGCCGCAGGCGACCGCGACCCTCGAGGCGGCCGATCGATTCGTCGCCTCGGCGACCGGTGACAGCCTGGGCGGCACCCTGCGGATCGGCATCATTCCGACGGTTGCCCCGTATGTGCTGCCGGATCTGCTGCCCGAATTGCGCAAGGAATTGCCCGCTTTGAATCCCCAGGTGGTCGAGGACCAAACCGCCCGGCTGCTGGAGGGATTGCGCACCGGCGTCCTGGATGTGGCGCTGCTCGCGCTGCCGACCGAAGCGCCTGGACTCGTCGAGATCCCGCTGTACACCGAGGAATTCGTCCTGGTGACTCCGCGCGGTCACGAGCTGGCCGGGCGCACCGATATCGCACCCGCCACCTTGGACGCGCTGCCGCTGCTACTGCTCGACGAGGGTCACTGCCTGCGTGATCAGACCCTGGAATTCTGCCGCTCCGCCGACGCCCATCCGGGTGCGGTCGGCGATACCCGTGCGGCTTCGCTGGCGACCGTGGTCCAGTGTGTCGCAGGCGGTCTCGGGGTGACGTTGATTCCGGAGATGGCGGTGGCGGCCGAAACCGCGCGCGGCACATTGGAAACCGCGCATTTCGCCGCCCCCGCTCCGGGGCGCACGCTCGGTCTGGCGTTTCGCGCGTCGACGGCGCGCGCGGACGATTACGAACGGCTGGCGCAGATCATTCGGTCCCAGCGGCCCGGAGTGAACTGA
- a CDS encoding carboxymuconolactone decarboxylase family protein, with protein sequence MSIETLKNSLPEYAKDLKLNLSSIARTTVLNEQQLWGTLLASAAATRSATTLREIAEEAADNLSAEAYNAALGAASIMGMNNVFYRGKAFLEGRYDDLRAGLRMNIIGNPGVDKADFELWSFAVSSINGCAHCLEAHEKTLREAGVSREVIFESLRAAAIVSGVGQAVQSTETLATAAV encoded by the coding sequence ATGAGCATTGAGACCCTGAAGAACTCTCTTCCCGAGTACGCAAAGGACCTCAAGCTCAATCTGTCGTCCATCGCACGCACCACCGTGCTGAACGAACAGCAGCTGTGGGGCACGCTGCTCGCGTCGGCGGCCGCGACCCGGTCGGCGACGACGCTGCGGGAAATCGCCGAGGAAGCCGCGGACAATCTGTCGGCGGAGGCCTACAACGCCGCACTCGGCGCCGCCTCGATCATGGGCATGAACAATGTGTTCTACCGGGGCAAAGCGTTTCTGGAGGGCCGCTACGACGATCTGCGTGCCGGTCTGCGGATGAACATCATCGGCAACCCGGGTGTCGACAAGGCCGATTTCGAGCTGTGGTCGTTCGCGGTCTCCTCGATCAACGGCTGTGCGCACTGCCTGGAGGCGCACGAGAAGACCCTGCGCGAGGCGGGCGTCTCGCGTGAGGTGATCTTCGAATCGCTGCGCGCGGCCGCGATCGTCTCCGGTGTCGGCCAGGCCGTGCAATCCACGGAAACGCTGGCCACCGCCGCGGTCTGA
- a CDS encoding SDR family NAD(P)-dependent oxidoreductase gives MVKTVIVTGSSSGIGRDSARAFVARGDNVVLNGRDADKLAAVADSLGAPSQLAVFAGDIGTPTTGSELVRLAVERFGRVDVLVNNAGIFGAKPFVDVTEADLDSYLNGNLKGTYFTTQAVVRQLQAQKSGGSIVNIGTVLINHALAGLPASAGLVSKGGVHALTTSLAAELAADGIRVNAVAPGIIRTPLFGDGDESASGRLALLNRIGEVSETTAAVLYLADAAFTTGHIFPVDGGFISGRAA, from the coding sequence ATGGTCAAGACGGTCATCGTCACCGGATCCTCCAGTGGGATCGGGCGCGATAGCGCTCGGGCCTTCGTGGCGCGTGGCGACAATGTCGTGCTCAACGGACGGGATGCGGACAAGCTCGCGGCGGTCGCGGATTCGTTGGGCGCGCCATCACAGTTGGCGGTATTCGCCGGTGATATCGGTACGCCCACAACGGGTTCCGAGCTCGTGCGCCTTGCTGTGGAACGTTTCGGGCGAGTCGATGTGCTGGTGAACAATGCCGGGATCTTCGGGGCCAAGCCGTTCGTCGATGTCACCGAGGCGGATCTGGACAGTTACCTGAACGGCAACCTGAAAGGCACTTACTTCACCACACAGGCCGTCGTGCGTCAGCTGCAAGCGCAGAAAAGCGGTGGCAGCATTGTCAATATCGGAACGGTGCTGATCAACCACGCGCTCGCGGGGCTGCCCGCATCGGCCGGACTGGTCAGCAAGGGCGGCGTCCACGCGTTGACCACGAGCCTGGCCGCGGAACTCGCCGCGGACGGCATCCGGGTCAATGCCGTCGCTCCCGGTATCATTCGCACGCCACTGTTCGGTGACGGCGACGAAAGCGCCTCGGGCCGACTGGCTTTGCTCAACCGAATCGGTGAGGTGAGCGAAACCACCGCAGCGGTGCTGTATCTCGCGGACGCAGCCTTCACCACCGGCCACATCTTCCCCGTCGACGGCGGATTCATCTCGGGAAGGGCCGCGTAG
- a CDS encoding 4-oxalocrotonate tautomerase family protein, translating to MPYVNIKVTNEGVTREQKTQLIKGVTDLLREVLGKDPATTFVVIDEVELTDWGIGGMNVEDWRKQPQARAPGHKSGKPSPIEHTST from the coding sequence GTGCCATACGTCAATATCAAAGTCACGAACGAGGGCGTGACGCGCGAGCAGAAGACCCAACTGATCAAGGGTGTGACCGATCTGCTGCGCGAGGTCCTCGGGAAGGACCCGGCGACAACGTTCGTCGTGATCGACGAGGTCGAGCTGACCGATTGGGGTATCGGCGGGATGAATGTCGAGGACTGGCGCAAGCAGCCGCAGGCTCGAGCGCCCGGCCACAAGTCCGGAAAGCCGAGTCCGATCGAACACACGAGCACGTAA
- a CDS encoding TetR/AcrR family transcriptional regulator, translated as MEQGAAGFLTNGYHGTGIKQILDAVGVPKGSFYNYFDSKESFGQAIIDHHSLCVQRNLAEALGSSSDPVAGLRAFFGRLMDDFVRAEFTGGCLIANLGGELEGSEVLRESLAGAWNSWRDGVAAALRRAQELGTIRDDIDATELADLLLESWEGAVIRMKIERSLEPLHKCLRRLLDDYFRP; from the coding sequence GTGGAACAGGGAGCTGCCGGGTTCCTGACGAACGGCTATCACGGGACCGGAATCAAGCAGATCCTGGATGCGGTCGGCGTACCGAAGGGTTCGTTCTACAACTACTTCGATAGCAAAGAGAGTTTCGGGCAGGCGATCATCGACCACCATTCGCTGTGTGTGCAGCGGAATTTGGCCGAGGCGCTCGGGAGTTCGTCGGACCCGGTCGCCGGGTTGCGAGCGTTCTTCGGGCGGCTCATGGATGATTTCGTGCGGGCGGAGTTCACCGGTGGATGCCTGATCGCGAACCTCGGCGGCGAACTCGAGGGCAGTGAGGTGCTGCGGGAATCCTTGGCGGGGGCTTGGAATTCCTGGCGCGATGGGGTGGCGGCGGCGCTGCGGCGGGCGCAGGAGCTCGGGACGATTCGCGACGATATCGACGCCACGGAATTGGCTGATCTGCTGTTGGAATCGTGGGAGGGCGCGGTGATCAGGATGAAGATCGAGCGCTCGCTCGAACCGCTGCACAAGTGTTTGCGCCGACTGCTGGATGACTACTTTCGGCCCTGA
- a CDS encoding SDR family oxidoreductase: MIVVTGGTGNIGRELVGELAARGAEFRVLVRDPARAADPGGGELIVGDLDDPATLAPAFDGAEALFLLVPGIGLAHTVDAVNAARAAGVGHIVQLSSFNAMGDPVPAMGRWHVERERVVAESGIPVTVLRPGGFMTNALAWAQTIRSGGTVLDPTGPGRYAPIDPADIAAVAAEVLTGDGHHGMTYTLTGAETCTVAEQVATIARTIGRAIDVHEAATPQEALESRYPGGAPPALAAAIIEGFELMRADTVGFRTDTVRELLGRSPRTFAEWCVRNSHAFV; encoded by the coding sequence ATGATAGTGGTCACCGGTGGCACCGGAAATATCGGTCGTGAACTCGTCGGCGAACTCGCGGCCAGAGGTGCGGAATTCCGTGTTCTCGTGCGCGATCCGGCTCGTGCCGCGGATCCGGGCGGAGGTGAGTTGATCGTCGGCGATCTGGACGATCCGGCGACCCTCGCGCCTGCATTCGACGGTGCCGAAGCGCTGTTCCTGCTGGTGCCCGGCATCGGCCTGGCACACACCGTCGATGCGGTGAACGCGGCGCGAGCGGCCGGAGTAGGGCATATCGTGCAGTTGTCGTCGTTCAATGCGATGGGCGATCCGGTACCGGCCATGGGGCGGTGGCATGTCGAGCGCGAGCGGGTCGTCGCCGAATCCGGCATACCGGTGACCGTGCTGCGGCCCGGTGGATTCATGACGAATGCGCTGGCGTGGGCGCAGACGATCCGCTCCGGCGGCACGGTTCTCGACCCCACCGGACCCGGTCGCTACGCCCCGATCGACCCCGCCGATATCGCCGCGGTGGCGGCCGAGGTGCTCACCGGCGACGGTCACCACGGCATGACATACACCCTCACCGGCGCGGAAACCTGCACTGTCGCAGAACAAGTCGCGACCATCGCCCGCACGATCGGTCGCGCCATCGATGTGCACGAGGCGGCCACACCGCAGGAGGCTTTGGAATCCCGCTACCCGGGCGGTGCACCACCGGCGCTGGCGGCGGCGATCATCGAGGGGTTCGAGCTGATGCGCGCCGATACGGTGGGATTCCGCACCGACACAGTGCGTGAGCTGCTCGGCAGAAGTCCGCGAACGTTCGCGGAGTGGTGCGTACGCAATAGCCACGCGTTCGTGTGA
- a CDS encoding peroxiredoxin yields the protein MALLTIGDQFPAYNLTAVIGGDLSKVDAQQPDDYFTRITSDDHAGKWRIVFFWPKDFTFVCPTEIAAFGKLNEEFEDRDAQVLGASVDNEFVHFQWRAQHEDLKTLPFPMLSDLKRELASATGVLNADGVADRATFIIDPNNEIQFVSVTAGSVGRNVDEVLRVLDALQSDELCACNWKKGDPTINAGELLAASV from the coding sequence ATGGCTTTGCTGACCATCGGCGACCAATTCCCGGCATACAACCTCACCGCGGTGATCGGCGGTGACCTGTCGAAGGTCGACGCTCAGCAGCCTGACGACTACTTCACCCGCATCACCTCCGACGACCACGCCGGCAAGTGGCGCATCGTCTTCTTCTGGCCCAAGGACTTCACCTTCGTGTGCCCGACCGAGATCGCCGCCTTCGGCAAGCTCAACGAGGAGTTCGAGGACCGCGACGCGCAGGTGCTCGGCGCCTCGGTCGACAACGAGTTCGTGCACTTCCAGTGGCGCGCCCAGCACGAGGATCTCAAGACCCTCCCCTTCCCGATGCTGAGCGACCTCAAGCGTGAATTGGCTTCCGCCACCGGCGTTCTCAACGCCGACGGCGTCGCCGACCGCGCCACCTTCATCATCGACCCGAACAACGAGATCCAGTTCGTCTCGGTGACCGCGGGTTCGGTCGGCCGCAATGTCGACGAGGTGCTGCGCGTGCTGGACGCACTGCAGTCCGATGAGCTCTGCGCCTGCAACTGGAAGAAGGGCGACCCGACCATCAACGCGGGCGAACTGCTCGCCGCAAGCGTCTGA
- a CDS encoding gamma-glutamylcyclotransferase family protein translates to MDESGANVSTEPGQRLGRSIANGDQLFVYGTLQFPEVLVELIGRCPELVAAELTGWRAAALPGRVYPGLVPARGGIARGVVLSGLDTGEWAVLDAFEDDEYELRRVRPGPAMSVWTYVWTSVVAQDDWYAERFAAEHLGTFVARCAEWRRLL, encoded by the coding sequence GTGGATGAGTCGGGTGCCAATGTGTCGACCGAGCCGGGCCAGCGGCTTGGTCGCTCGATCGCGAATGGCGATCAGCTGTTCGTCTACGGAACATTGCAGTTTCCGGAGGTGCTGGTCGAGTTGATCGGGCGGTGTCCGGAATTGGTGGCGGCGGAGCTGACCGGGTGGCGGGCGGCGGCACTGCCGGGGCGGGTGTATCCCGGGTTGGTGCCCGCCAGAGGTGGGATTGCGCGAGGTGTGGTGTTGTCGGGGCTCGACACGGGGGAGTGGGCGGTGCTGGATGCGTTCGAGGATGACGAGTACGAGTTGCGGCGGGTTCGGCCCGGTCCGGCGATGTCGGTGTGGACGTACGTGTGGACTTCCGTTGTCGCGCAGGATGATTGGTATGCCGAGCGCTTTGCCGCCGAGCATCTGGGTACGTTCGTGGCTCGGTGCGCCGAGTGGCGACGGCTGCTCTGA